The Paenibacillus tianjinensis genome has a window encoding:
- the pxpB gene encoding 5-oxoprolinase subunit PxpB: MGETKDGSELVPNPRVNHGAARIVPLGDSAAVVILGDSISPQIHHRVRALCSYLEHHPFTGMVELVPSFTSIAVYYDGLAVLKAYPEYIRTGAEYYLFPVVAELLEKMLSLIDDEPPPQPRTVSIPVYYGGEAGPDLEFVAEHNGLLPQEVIDIHSSSEYLVYMLGFAPGFPYLGGLPSAISTPRRLSPRVAIPAGSVGIAGDQTGVYPLETPGGWQLIGRTPLSLFKPEAELPTLLEAGDTVRFYPISRREFMEWGEDTP; this comes from the coding sequence TGCCCAATCCCCGCGTCAATCACGGAGCTGCCCGCATTGTTCCGCTCGGCGACTCAGCGGCTGTTGTAATCCTTGGAGACTCCATCAGTCCGCAAATCCACCACCGGGTAAGGGCGCTATGCAGCTATCTGGAGCACCATCCATTTACAGGCATGGTGGAGCTGGTGCCTTCATTTACTTCGATAGCCGTCTATTATGATGGGCTGGCAGTCCTTAAGGCCTATCCGGAATATATCCGAACAGGCGCGGAGTATTATCTGTTCCCGGTTGTAGCTGAACTGCTTGAGAAGATGCTAAGTCTTATAGATGATGAGCCTCCTCCCCAGCCGAGAACGGTCAGCATTCCCGTATATTACGGAGGGGAGGCCGGCCCGGATCTGGAATTTGTTGCTGAGCATAATGGGCTCTTGCCGCAGGAAGTGATAGATATCCATTCTTCCAGTGAATATCTGGTATATATGCTGGGCTTTGCCCCGGGGTTCCCCTATCTGGGCGGACTGCCTTCTGCAATCTCCACACCGCGCAGACTTTCGCCGAGAGTGGCCATTCCTGCAGGCTCGGTAGGCATTGCAGGTGATCAGACAGGTGTCTATCCACTCGAAACCCCGGGAGGCTGGCAGTTGATCGGCAGAACACCGCTCTCTCTATTCAAACCAGAGGCAGAACTGCCTACGCTGCTCGAAGCAGGAGACACTGTAAGGTTCTATCCGATTTCCCGGCGTGAATTCATGGAATGGGGGGAGGATACTCCATGA
- a CDS encoding 5-oxoprolinase subunit C family protein yields MSLLIMKPGLLTTVQDLGRYGYQQYGVVAGGAMDSYALRMANLLVGNDEREAGLEMTVTGPEITFAEPSLISICGGGLSPMLDEHPLPLWRTVYAPKGARLHFGRLSGGCRAYLAVAGGIAVPVQLNSRSTYLRAGIGGHLGRALRSGDVLPIGTPTLRGNVWRERLTREQGPESLSVSRWFPACNLIPSYPETPVLRVIAGEEFLAFSKESRERFLSELFTILPQSDRMGYRLSGSSLNPVREQSLISSAVTYGTVQVPAGGSPIILMADRQTTGGYPKLAQVITADLPLLAQAKIGSAVRFRLITLQEAQEQLLQQELELNRLRLVLEHYY; encoded by the coding sequence ATGAGCCTGCTGATTATGAAGCCTGGCCTGTTAACTACCGTCCAAGACCTTGGAAGGTACGGATATCAGCAGTATGGCGTTGTTGCCGGCGGTGCGATGGACAGCTATGCCCTGCGTATGGCCAACCTGCTGGTCGGCAACGATGAACGGGAGGCGGGGCTGGAAATGACGGTAACCGGACCGGAGATCACCTTCGCGGAGCCGTCTTTGATTTCCATCTGCGGCGGGGGATTATCACCGATGCTGGATGAGCACCCGCTGCCGCTCTGGCGGACGGTCTATGCGCCTAAGGGAGCACGGCTGCATTTCGGGCGCCTGTCCGGCGGCTGCCGGGCCTACCTGGCGGTTGCCGGAGGTATAGCGGTTCCGGTTCAGCTGAACAGCCGCTCGACCTACCTGCGCGCCGGAATCGGCGGTCATCTGGGCAGGGCGCTGCGGTCCGGGGATGTATTGCCTATAGGAACTCCAACTCTAAGGGGGAACGTCTGGAGAGAGAGGCTGACCAGGGAACAGGGACCGGAGAGCTTGTCTGTGAGCCGCTGGTTTCCAGCCTGCAACCTGATCCCTTCATATCCGGAAACTCCTGTACTTCGAGTCATCGCGGGGGAAGAATTCCTCGCATTCAGTAAGGAGAGCCGCGAGCGGTTTCTTTCAGAGCTTTTTACGATCCTCCCCCAATCAGACCGGATGGGCTATCGGCTGTCTGGCAGCAGTCTGAATCCGGTGCGGGAGCAGAGCCTGATCTCTTCGGCTGTGACCTATGGAACGGTGCAGGTTCCAGCCGGCGGCAGCCCCATTATTCTGATGGCGGACCGGCAGACAACCGGCGGTTATCCGAAGCTGGCTCAGGTGATTACGGCGGATTTGCCGCTGCTTGCACAAGCTAAGATCGGCAGTGCTGTCCGGTTCCGGCTGATCACACTGCAGGAAGCGCAGGAGCAGCTCCTGCAGCAGGAATTGGAGCTGAACAGGCTGCGCTTAGTGCTGGAACACTACTATTAG
- a CDS encoding LamB/YcsF family protein: protein MKTVDLNCDLGESFGAYRLGRDEEILPLITSANIACGFHAGDPGTMSRTVKLALEHQVAIGAHPGLQDLIGFGRREIKLSPREAYELTIYQVGALWGFVRAEGAVLQHVKPHGALYNMAAVSAGLAEAIAEAVYRIDPELILVGLAGSELIRAAKKTGLQSASEVFADRTYQRDGSLTPRSEPGVLITDEQQSLQQVLQMVTEGKVHTTRGENIDIFAETICLHGDSPHAVEFASSIRSVLETEGVAVQSLSQTAKRLS, encoded by the coding sequence ATGAAGACTGTCGATTTAAACTGCGATCTAGGCGAAAGCTTCGGGGCTTACCGCTTGGGACGCGATGAGGAAATCCTGCCACTCATTACCTCAGCCAATATCGCCTGCGGGTTTCACGCCGGAGATCCCGGAACCATGTCACGTACCGTCAAGCTGGCGCTTGAACATCAGGTGGCTATAGGCGCTCATCCGGGCCTACAGGATCTGATCGGCTTCGGACGCAGGGAGATAAAGCTTTCACCAAGGGAAGCCTATGAGCTTACCATCTATCAGGTGGGGGCGCTATGGGGGTTCGTTCGGGCAGAAGGTGCGGTGCTTCAACATGTTAAGCCGCATGGCGCACTTTATAATATGGCAGCTGTTTCCGCAGGACTGGCGGAGGCGATTGCTGAGGCTGTATACCGGATCGATCCTGAACTTATTCTAGTCGGTCTGGCCGGAAGCGAACTGATCCGGGCGGCCAAGAAGACCGGGCTGCAGAGCGCCAGTGAGGTATTCGCCGACCGCACTTACCAGCGAGACGGATCATTAACACCCAGAAGCGAGCCTGGTGTGCTGATTACAGATGAACAACAGTCGTTGCAGCAGGTCCTGCAGATGGTGACGGAAGGTAAGGTGCACACTACCCGGGGAGAGAATATAGATATATTCGCGGAGACAATCTGCCTGCATGGTGACTCTCCACACGCCGTAGAATTTGCATCGTCCATCCGCAGTGTATTGGAGACAGAGGGAGTGGCGGTACAGAGTCTGAGCCAAACAGCTAAGCGTTTATCTTGA
- a CDS encoding ammonium transporter, whose amino-acid sequence MNAGTDMALNTVWLVLAAAMVLFMEGGFSLLEAGFVRTKNAVNVTMKIFVDLTVGVLAFFLIGFGIMFGKDFAGIISFNFWGASQSLPIDLNLPLSAYVLFQIGFAIAAISIISGAVAERMSFKAYILIAFFVAAILYPVSGHWVWNPNGWLAGLGMKDFAGSAAIHALGGAAAFAFAKVLGPRRGRFNTDGSVNVFAPSNIPLASAGTFILWFGWFGFNAGSTLNAADLSLSVIALNTMLAAAAGGTSAMVYTMFRFGKADPSMTMNGALAGLVAITAGCAFVTPYSAILIGLIAGILVIWGTLAIDKLQVDDPVGAVAVHGINGAFGTLAVGLFDKQDGLFTTGQFHLLGVQLLGVVVVMVWGFVMSYAAAKLIHKTVGLRVSASEEEEGLDMAMHGIPAYNELERFSDQPGLDEALLLRTGSED is encoded by the coding sequence ATGAACGCCGGAACGGATATGGCATTAAATACGGTTTGGTTAGTGCTTGCTGCTGCTATGGTTTTGTTTATGGAGGGCGGCTTTAGCCTGCTCGAAGCAGGTTTTGTGCGGACGAAGAACGCAGTGAATGTCACCATGAAGATTTTTGTGGATCTTACAGTCGGTGTTCTGGCATTTTTCCTGATTGGCTTTGGGATTATGTTCGGAAAAGATTTTGCCGGAATCATTAGCTTTAATTTTTGGGGAGCTTCCCAGTCTCTGCCTATAGATTTAAATCTTCCATTATCAGCTTACGTATTATTTCAGATCGGCTTTGCCATCGCAGCCATCTCGATTATCTCCGGTGCGGTAGCTGAGCGGATGTCCTTTAAAGCTTATATCCTCATCGCCTTTTTTGTGGCAGCGATTTTGTACCCGGTCTCCGGACACTGGGTCTGGAACCCGAATGGCTGGCTTGCCGGACTAGGTATGAAGGATTTCGCCGGGTCGGCTGCCATACATGCACTTGGGGGAGCAGCGGCATTTGCCTTCGCTAAAGTTCTGGGTCCGCGCCGCGGAAGATTCAACACCGATGGCAGTGTGAACGTGTTTGCACCGAGTAATATTCCGCTGGCTTCTGCAGGCACCTTTATCCTGTGGTTTGGCTGGTTTGGCTTCAATGCTGGAAGCACCTTGAATGCTGCAGATCTCAGCCTCTCCGTAATTGCCCTGAATACTATGCTGGCTGCTGCTGCCGGAGGGACTTCCGCCATGGTCTACACGATGTTCCGTTTTGGCAAGGCGGATCCGAGTATGACCATGAACGGCGCATTGGCCGGTCTGGTCGCAATTACAGCAGGCTGCGCGTTTGTAACTCCCTACTCAGCCATTCTCATTGGCCTGATTGCCGGTATCCTGGTAATTTGGGGGACGCTTGCCATCGATAAGCTGCAGGTGGATGACCCTGTCGGAGCGGTTGCGGTACACGGAATTAACGGAGCCTTTGGTACGTTGGCTGTGGGGCTTTTTGATAAGCAGGATGGCTTGTTCACCACAGGACAGTTTCACCTTCTGGGTGTTCAGCTGCTTGGTGTGGTCGTGGTCATGGTGTGGGGCTTTGTAATGAGCTACGCTGCGGCCAAGCTGATTCACAAAACCGTTGGTCTTCGCGTCAGTGCCTCTGAGGAAGAAGAAGGCTTGGATATGGCTATGCATGGTATCCCCGCCTATAACGAGCTGGAACGGTTCAGCGATCAGCCCGGACTGGACGAAGCATTGCTCCTTAGAACCGGTTCAGAGGATTAG
- a CDS encoding P-II family nitrogen regulator, whose translation MKKVEAIIRPEKLREVIDALRTIQVTGFTVTQAQGRGQQKNTTGVYRGKSYTVNLHHKIKLEIVVSDHKVEETIKTIIATAQTGEMGDGKIFVLPLLEMYNIRTGETDDTIDELK comes from the coding sequence ATGAAAAAAGTTGAAGCAATTATTCGCCCGGAGAAACTAAGAGAAGTAATTGATGCACTCCGTACGATTCAAGTCACCGGATTCACAGTGACCCAGGCCCAAGGGCGCGGCCAGCAAAAAAACACAACCGGAGTGTACAGAGGGAAATCGTATACCGTCAATTTGCACCACAAAATAAAGCTGGAAATCGTTGTTTCCGACCATAAAGTCGAAGAAACGATTAAGACCATTATTGCTACCGCACAGACCGGAGAAATGGGAGACGGCAAAATTTTCGTACTGCCCCTCCTTGAAATGTACAATATTCGAACTGGCGAAACCGATGATACGATCGACGAGTTAAAATAA
- a CDS encoding DUF5131 family protein: MVQELRDQCQIAGVPFFFKQWGEWQDTYIFFHSVPCQMPTCQIRHTEVSKSRLNHCLPLKRRLIAS; encoded by the coding sequence GTGGTACAGGAGCTTCGGGACCAATGTCAGATTGCCGGCGTACCTTTCTTCTTCAAACAGTGGGGTGAGTGGCAAGATACCTACATATTCTTCCATTCAGTTCCCTGCCAGATGCCTACATGCCAAATTCGGCATACTGAAGTGTCTAAGTCGAGGTTAAACCACTGCTTACCTTTAAAACGCCGGCTCATTGCATCGTAA